From one Salmo salar chromosome ssa09, Ssal_v3.1, whole genome shotgun sequence genomic stretch:
- the LOC106611410 gene encoding transcriptional-regulating factor 1 isoform X2 yields the protein MTTERRGPHVNHLNQLNHLNHFNQLNHLKPLYSPPAQQTQMTLREHLGNYETPNCRLLCSVCQRVFKSLPALNGHMRSHGGLRGQTGRSQTYRTQKEGVIPGSPVPIVMPVSVPVRLPASPLPCLEEERQEGEDEGRKERKKDKRRYPHRHPPLVLPCQSTRGVVVFQSVLRSIVQLTYYTPPPLLRPDREGTGLYCSLTTSDGDLLMSGEQTIKIKPRINVGIGFQADVPPLQDQRHSHSDTHNALVLWTPWDALENSSTQHRVECLLMMSRSSVCPGGGTNSEYALHSLSESRGDFLETLEKMLLQHWPMPANALSSYHYAGSDKWSPVEKRLVKKAFMMYQKDFHRIQKTVGTKSVSQCVEYYYTWKRRLRLNVRTPVGLASTLPEVYPSQPTMNGKMGLHAISTQNACQPIHSSSSCPLLQLQSQTERLSPPAPSTTHSLPLHTPVGRVPRCSLK from the exons ATgaccacagagaggagaggaccacacgTGAACCACCTGAATCAATTGAATCACTTGAACCATTTCAATCAATTGAACCATCTGAAGCCTCTCTACTCGCCCCCAGCACAGCAgacacag ATGACATTGAGAGAACATTTGGGAAACTATGAGACACCAAACTGCAG gttgctgtgttctgtgtgtcagaGGGTCTTTAAGAGTCTTCCTGCTCTGAACGGACACATGCGCTCTCACGGAGGACTCCGAGGACAGACCGGCAGGTCACAAACATACAGAACC caGAAGGAAGGGGTGATTCCAGGGTCTCCTGTCCCCATAGTGATGCCTGTCTCTGTGCCCGTCAGACTCCCTGCCTCCCCCCTTCCATGCCTGGAAGAGGAGCGCCAagagggggaggatgagggaagGAAAGAAAGGAAAAAAGACAAGAGGAGGTATCCCCATCGCCACCCTCCTCTTGTCCTGCCCTGCCAGTCCACTAGGGGTGTTGTGGTGTTCCAGAGTGTTCTGCGTTCAATTGTTCAACTGACCTACTACACCCCTCCTCCCTTGCTGAGGCCAGACAGGGAGGGAACTGGGCTATACTGCTCTCTAACCACGAGTGATGGTGACTTGCTAATGTCTGGGGAGCAGACAATAAAGATCAAACC GAGGATCAACGTGGGGATTGGATTTCAGGCTGATGTCCCACCTCTTCAGGACCAAAGACACTCTCACTCAGACACCCACAATGCACTGGTGTTGTGGACGCCCTGGGATGCCCTGGAGAACTCATCCACCCAGCACAGAG tggAGTGTCTGTTGATGATGTCAcgttccagtgtgtgtccaggggGCGGGACTAACTCTGAGTACGCCCTGCACAGCCTATCTGAGAGCAGAGGAGACTTCCTG GAGACTCTGGAGAAGATGCTCCTTCAGCACTGGCCGATGCCAGCCAACGCTCTCTCCTCCTACCACTACGCAG ggagTGATAAGTGGAGTCCAGTGGAGAAGAGATTGGTGAAGAAAGCCTTTATGATGTACCAGAAGGACTTCCACCGCATTCAGAAAACA gtggggacTAAGTCAGTGTCTCAGTGTGTAGAGTATTACTACACCTGGAAGAGGAGGCTGCGTCTAAATGTAAGGACCCCAGTCGGGCTGGCCAGCACACTGCCTGAG gtctATCCATCTCAGCCCACCATGAATGGTAAGATGGGGCTCCACGCCATTTCCACACAGAATGCCTGCCAACCGATCCACAGTAGTTCCTCCTGTCCCCTTCTCCAG CTCCAGTCCCAGACCGAGCGACTCTCCCCCCCAGCGCCAAGCACCACACACAGCCTACCCCTCCATACCCCTGTAGGGCGTGTGCCAA ggTGTTCTCTAAAGTGA
- the LOC106611410 gene encoding transcriptional-regulating factor 1 isoform X1 produces the protein MTTERRGPHVNHLNQLNHLNHFNQLNHLKPLYSPPAQQTQMTLREHLGNYETPNCSRLLCSVCQRVFKSLPALNGHMRSHGGLRGQTGRSQTYRTQKEGVIPGSPVPIVMPVSVPVRLPASPLPCLEEERQEGEDEGRKERKKDKRRYPHRHPPLVLPCQSTRGVVVFQSVLRSIVQLTYYTPPPLLRPDREGTGLYCSLTTSDGDLLMSGEQTIKIKPRINVGIGFQADVPPLQDQRHSHSDTHNALVLWTPWDALENSSTQHRVECLLMMSRSSVCPGGGTNSEYALHSLSESRGDFLETLEKMLLQHWPMPANALSSYHYAGSDKWSPVEKRLVKKAFMMYQKDFHRIQKTVGTKSVSQCVEYYYTWKRRLRLNVRTPVGLASTLPEVYPSQPTMNGKMGLHAISTQNACQPIHSSSSCPLLQLQSQTERLSPPAPSTTHSLPLHTPVGRVPRCSLK, from the exons ATgaccacagagaggagaggaccacacgTGAACCACCTGAATCAATTGAATCACTTGAACCATTTCAATCAATTGAACCATCTGAAGCCTCTCTACTCGCCCCCAGCACAGCAgacacag ATGACATTGAGAGAACATTTGGGAAACTATGAGACACCAAACTGCAG caggttgctgtgttctgtgtgtcagaGGGTCTTTAAGAGTCTTCCTGCTCTGAACGGACACATGCGCTCTCACGGAGGACTCCGAGGACAGACCGGCAGGTCACAAACATACAGAACC caGAAGGAAGGGGTGATTCCAGGGTCTCCTGTCCCCATAGTGATGCCTGTCTCTGTGCCCGTCAGACTCCCTGCCTCCCCCCTTCCATGCCTGGAAGAGGAGCGCCAagagggggaggatgagggaagGAAAGAAAGGAAAAAAGACAAGAGGAGGTATCCCCATCGCCACCCTCCTCTTGTCCTGCCCTGCCAGTCCACTAGGGGTGTTGTGGTGTTCCAGAGTGTTCTGCGTTCAATTGTTCAACTGACCTACTACACCCCTCCTCCCTTGCTGAGGCCAGACAGGGAGGGAACTGGGCTATACTGCTCTCTAACCACGAGTGATGGTGACTTGCTAATGTCTGGGGAGCAGACAATAAAGATCAAACC GAGGATCAACGTGGGGATTGGATTTCAGGCTGATGTCCCACCTCTTCAGGACCAAAGACACTCTCACTCAGACACCCACAATGCACTGGTGTTGTGGACGCCCTGGGATGCCCTGGAGAACTCATCCACCCAGCACAGAG tggAGTGTCTGTTGATGATGTCAcgttccagtgtgtgtccaggggGCGGGACTAACTCTGAGTACGCCCTGCACAGCCTATCTGAGAGCAGAGGAGACTTCCTG GAGACTCTGGAGAAGATGCTCCTTCAGCACTGGCCGATGCCAGCCAACGCTCTCTCCTCCTACCACTACGCAG ggagTGATAAGTGGAGTCCAGTGGAGAAGAGATTGGTGAAGAAAGCCTTTATGATGTACCAGAAGGACTTCCACCGCATTCAGAAAACA gtggggacTAAGTCAGTGTCTCAGTGTGTAGAGTATTACTACACCTGGAAGAGGAGGCTGCGTCTAAATGTAAGGACCCCAGTCGGGCTGGCCAGCACACTGCCTGAG gtctATCCATCTCAGCCCACCATGAATGGTAAGATGGGGCTCCACGCCATTTCCACACAGAATGCCTGCCAACCGATCCACAGTAGTTCCTCCTGTCCCCTTCTCCAG CTCCAGTCCCAGACCGAGCGACTCTCCCCCCCAGCGCCAAGCACCACACACAGCCTACCCCTCCATACCCCTGTAGGGCGTGTGCCAA ggTGTTCTCTAAAGTGA
- the LOC123744783 gene encoding putative mediator of RNA polymerase II transcription subunit 26, protein MSKQHPPIKDSEGLHLSPHHSPPLSPVSPKPAPLSPLHSPVSPRPNPLSPVHQPLFSQTQLPFPQPFSPLSQPQDLVETDIPSDVNTCQLLSPLSQPSLQYSYQGYTQDQSYQQTETHPDPETLQDYHDHGSQTNLNKHQLDRGKNHQLDQQTNTSNRNHQRQLKTHKIHQTPNSYQDPLLDSQTMYSNQQNQQNHHMKQQSLDLQTQLDLQNCNHHQSQQMEVDHHQHQSLQSQLQNQSLQSQLQNQVDHHQHQSVQSQLQNQVDHHQHQSLQSQLQNQVDHHHHQSVQSQLQNQVDHHQHQPLQSQLQNQVDHHQHQPLQSQLQNQVDHQQHQPLQSQLQNQVDHHHHQSLQSQLQNQVDHHQHQSLQSELQNQVDHHQHQSLQSQLLNQVDHHQHQSLQSELQNQVAHHQHQSVESQLLNQVDHHQHQSLQSQLQNQVDHHQHQSVESQLLNQVDHHQHQSLQSQLQNQVDHHQHQSVQSQLDHHQHQSVQSQLDHHQHQSVQSQLQSQLDHHQHQSVQSQLDHHQHQSVQSQLDHHQHQSVQSQLDHHQHQSVQSQLQSQLDHHQHQSVQSQLKIQKHQVRLHILAQLQRQEQGQGGGYCPPQPPSQNHSHIQQHTHISYTQTQTHAQSSYLYTQAHADQQPSPCLYTQPAQSPLTSVEPTSPWYPGPQSYSNPFPHFHSHPNSNFNSHPQSNPSTQPHLQSKYSLLPNPNPNYSPNPNPNYSPNPNPNYSPNPNPTYSPNPSPNPTYTLNPAPYPILTSPAQALPIFPTQTLALDAALSTSLPLSFCVGGGSQRGG, encoded by the exons ATGTCTAAGCAGCATCCTCCTATCAAGGACTCAGAGGGACTTCACCTCTCCCCTCACCATTCCCCCCCACTCTCCCCCGTGTCCCCCAAGcccgctcctctctccccacttcACTCCCCCGTGTCCCCCAGGCCCaatcctctctcccctgtccaccAGCCCCTCTTCTCCCAAACTCAGCTCCCCTTCCCTCagcccttctcccccctctctcagcccCAGGACCTAGTAGAGACAGACATCCCTTCTGATGTGAACACATGTCAgttactgtctcccctctcccagcCCTCCCTACAATATAGCTACCAGGGCTATACCCAGGACCAGTCATACCAGCAGACAGAGACCCACCCTGACCCAGAAACTCTGCAGGACTACCACGACCATGGCTCCCAAACTAACCTCAACAAACATCAGCTGGACCGGGGGAAGAACCACCAGCTGGACCAGCAGACTAACACCAGCAACAGAAACCACCAGAGGCAGCTCAAGACCCACAAGATCCATCAGACTCCCAACAGCTATCAGGATCCCCTACTGGACTCCCAGACCATGTACAGCAACCAGCAGAACCAGCAGAACCATCACATGAAACAGCAGTCTCTGGACCTTCAGACTCAACTGGACCTTCAGAACTGCAACCACCATCAGAGCCAGCAGATGGAGGTGGACCATCATCAACATCAGTCTCTCCAGAGCCAGCTACAGAACCAGTCTCTCCAGAGCCAGCTACAGAACCAGGTGGACCATCATCAACATCAGTCTGTCCAGAGCCAGCTACAGAACCAGGTggatcatcatcaacatcagtcTCTCCAGAGCCAGCTACAGAACCAGGTggaccatcatcaccatcagtctGTCCAGAGCCAGCTACAGAACCAGGTGGACCATCATCAACATCAGCCTCTCCAGAGCCAGCTACAGAACCAGGTGGACCATCATCAACATCAGCCTCTCCAGAGCCAGCTACAGAACCAGGTGGACCATCAACAACATCAGCCTCTCCAGAGCCAGCTACAGAACCAGGTggaccatcatcaccatcagtctCTCCAGAGCCAGCTACAGAACCAGGTGGACCATCATCAACATCAGTCTCTCCAGAGCGAGCTACAGAACCAGGTGGACCATCATCAACATCAGTCTCTCCAGAGCCAGCTACTGAACCAGGTGGACCATCATCAACATCAGTCTCTCCAGAGCGAGCTACAGAACCAGGTGGCCCATCATCAACATCAGTCTGTCGAGAGCCAGCTACTGAACCAGGTGGACCATCATCAACATCAGTCTCTCCAGAGCCAGCTACAGAACCAGGTGGACCATCATCAACATCAGTCTGTCGAGAGCCAGCTACTGAACCAGGTGGACCATCATCAACATCAGTCTCTCCAGAGCCAGCTACAGAACCAGGTGGACCATCATCAACATCAGTCTGTCCAGAGCCAGCTGGACCATCATCAACATCAGTCTGTCCAGAGCCAGCTGGACCATCATCAACATCAGTCTGTCCAGAGCCAGCTACAGAGCCAGCTGGACCATCACCAGCATCAGTCTGTCCAGAGCCAGCTGGACCATCATCAACATCAGTCTGTCCAGAGCCAGCTGGACCATCACCAGCATCAGTCTGTCCAGAGCCAGCTGGACCATCACCAACATCAGTCTGTCCAGAGCCAGCTACAGAGCCAGCTGGACCATCACCAACATCAGTCTGTCCAGAGCCAGCTAAAGATCCAGAAGCACCAGGTCAGACTCCACATCCTAGCCCAGCTCCAGAGACAAGAACAAGGACAGGGAGGGGGCTACTGTCCCCCACAGCCCCCTTCACAGAACCACAGTCACAtccagcagcacacacacatctcctacACTCAAACACAGACCCACGCACAAAGCTCCTATCTGTACACACAGGCCCACGCAGACCAACAACCAAGCCCCTGTTTGTACACACAGCCAGCACAGAGCCCTCTAACCTCTGTGGAACCCACCTCACCCTGGTACCCTGGTCCCCAGTCTTACTCCAACCCTTTCCCTCACTTCCACTCCCATCCCAACTCTAACTTTAACTCTCACCCTCAATCCAACCCCAGCACTCAGCCCCATCTTCAATCCAAGTACAGCCTcctccccaaccccaaccctaactacagccccaaccccaaccctaactacagccccaaccccaaccctaactacagccccaaccctaaccctacctacagccccaaccccagccccaacCCTACCTAca CCCTCAATCCAGCCCCATACCCCATCCTAACCAGCCCGGCCCAAGCCCTTCCTATATTCCCTACCCAAACCCTAGCCCTAGATGcagccctctctacctctctccccctctccttctgcgTGGGGGGTGGGAGTCAGAGAGGGGGGTAA